The following coding sequences are from one Streptococcus sp. NPS 308 window:
- the birA gene encoding bifunctional biotin--[acetyl-CoA-carboxylase] ligase/biotin operon repressor BirA: MKSHQLVYQILTRENDYVSGEKIGEELNLSRTSIWKAIQRLQQEGLEIDSIKNRGYKLIQGDLILPDLIQEKSNLTIRYKPETKSTQTDAKEGIEAGNKGNTLYLSTCQTAGRGRFQRPYYSPSQGGIYMSLHIQPNLPYEKLPSYTLLVAAAVYKAIKNLTMIEVYIKWVNDIYFKNKKMAGILTEAMTSVETGLVTDVIIGLGINFSIEDFPEELKEKAGSLFMPPAPISRNELISEIWNCFYNTDPDELFYFYKERSIVLGKEITFQRNGQNEKGIAKDISNTGQLQVELEDKKNIWLNSGEVSLTSW; the protein is encoded by the coding sequence ATGAAATCACACCAACTAGTCTACCAAATACTAACCAGAGAAAACGACTATGTCAGCGGAGAAAAAATTGGCGAAGAACTGAATCTAAGTCGGACATCCATATGGAAAGCAATCCAACGCCTCCAACAAGAAGGGCTAGAAATTGACAGTATCAAAAATAGAGGATACAAGCTTATTCAAGGCGATCTGATATTGCCTGATTTGATTCAGGAGAAAAGCAACTTAACCATTCGCTACAAACCTGAGACCAAATCAACACAAACAGATGCAAAAGAAGGGATTGAAGCTGGAAACAAAGGAAATACACTCTATCTTTCAACCTGTCAAACAGCAGGTCGTGGCCGCTTTCAGCGTCCCTACTATTCTCCATCTCAGGGGGGGATCTATATGTCCCTGCATATTCAACCCAATCTTCCCTATGAAAAACTCCCTTCCTATACCCTCCTTGTAGCTGCTGCAGTCTACAAAGCCATTAAAAATCTAACTATGATAGAAGTATATATCAAATGGGTAAATGACATCTACTTTAAAAATAAAAAAATGGCAGGTATTCTTACCGAAGCAATGACATCAGTTGAGACAGGCTTAGTTACAGATGTCATTATCGGACTTGGTATAAATTTTTCTATAGAAGACTTTCCAGAAGAACTAAAAGAAAAAGCAGGTAGCCTATTTATGCCACCTGCACCAATTAGTCGTAATGAGCTCATCAGCGAAATATGGAATTGTTTCTACAATACGGATCCAGACGAGCTATTCTATTTCTATAAAGAGAGATCAATCGTACTGGGAAAGGAAATCACCTTCCAGCGAAATGGACAAAATGAAAAGGGAATTGCAAAAGACATCTCAAACACCGGTCAACTTCAAGTCGAACTAGAAGACAAAAAAAACATTTGGCTAAATAGTGGAGAGGTTTCCCTAACAAGTTGGTAA
- a CDS encoding O-antigen ligase family protein yields the protein MKSIGLLDKIRGLSKKDFFLYLMIMSIFLPFYLFLALFALYLIGLLVTGEMKGIIKGLAKHPVLLFFIAYSSIISIVAKNWLGLAASFLMLLFLIFFSFYQKRLTHAFFRLILQTVLFGSVVSAAFATLEHFQIVKKFNYAFLSPNMQVWHQNRAEVTFFNPNYYGIICCFCIMIAFYLFTTTKLRWLKIFCVIAGFVNLFGLNFTQNRTAFPAIIAGAIIYLFTTIKNWRAFWLSIGVFGIGLCFLFSSDLGVRMGTLDSSMEERVSIWNAGMALFKQNPIWGEGPLTYMNSYPRIHAPYHEHAHSLYIDTILSYGLIGTILLSISSVIPVHMMMDMSQESGKRPIIGLYLSFLTVVAVHGIFDLALFWVQSGFIFLLVMCSLPLEHRTLVSEMTD from the coding sequence TTGAAATCAATTGGATTACTGGATAAGATAAGAGGGCTTTCAAAAAAAGATTTCTTTTTGTATTTGATGATCATGAGTATCTTTTTACCTTTTTATTTGTTCTTAGCACTCTTTGCTTTATATTTGATAGGTTTACTTGTTACTGGGGAGATGAAGGGAATTATCAAAGGATTAGCCAAACATCCTGTACTTCTCTTTTTTATTGCCTACAGTAGTATCATTTCCATCGTCGCCAAGAACTGGCTTGGTCTAGCAGCATCTTTCCTGATGCTCCTATTTCTTATTTTCTTTAGTTTTTACCAGAAGCGTCTGACGCATGCTTTCTTTCGACTGATACTCCAGACGGTTTTGTTTGGTAGTGTTGTCTCTGCCGCTTTTGCTACTTTGGAGCATTTCCAAATTGTAAAGAAATTTAACTATGCCTTTCTTTCACCAAATATGCAAGTATGGCACCAAAACCGTGCAGAGGTGACCTTCTTCAATCCTAACTACTATGGGATTATCTGTTGCTTCTGTATCATGATAGCTTTTTACCTCTTTACGACGACAAAGCTAAGATGGTTAAAAATTTTTTGTGTGATAGCAGGTTTTGTAAATCTTTTTGGTTTAAATTTCACGCAAAATCGAACAGCCTTCCCTGCTATTATAGCGGGTGCCATCATTTATCTCTTTACAACCATTAAAAACTGGCGCGCCTTCTGGCTCAGTATTGGAGTTTTTGGGATTGGCCTTTGTTTCCTCTTCTCAAGCGATTTGGGTGTCCGTATGGGAACGCTAGATTCTTCAATGGAGGAGCGAGTTTCGATATGGAATGCGGGTATGGCTTTGTTTAAACAAAATCCGATTTGGGGTGAAGGTCCATTGACCTATATGAATTCTTATCCTAGAATCCATGCTCCTTATCACGAACACGCGCATAGTCTTTACATCGATACTATTTTAAGTTATGGATTGATTGGAACCATTCTCCTATCCATTTCTTCGGTTATCCCAGTTCACATGATGATGGATATGAGTCAGGAGTCTGGTAAACGACCAATTATCGGTCTTTATCTCTCCTTCCTGACAGTAGTCGCTGTACATGGGATTTTTGACTTGGCTCTCTTCTGGGTACAGTCAGGATTCATCTTCTTGTTGGTTATGTGCAGTCTACCACTGGAACATCGAACCTTGGTGTCCGAAATGACAGATTAA
- a CDS encoding MarR family winged helix-turn-helix transcriptional regulator, giving the protein MKDSHLVAHHIRLLNGRIFQKLLSQDPEALYRSEQGKILTVLWKSETGCATATDIALATGLTNNTLTSMIKKLEEQNLVIISPCGIDKRKKYVKLTEQGWSQKEVGRRVSKKFDAIFYKGFSEEEIRQFEVFQERILANLKEKGNEV; this is encoded by the coding sequence ATGAAAGATAGTCATTTGGTAGCCCATCATATTCGTTTGTTGAATGGGCGGATTTTTCAAAAGTTACTGAGTCAAGATCCTGAGGCTCTTTATCGGAGTGAACAGGGTAAGATTCTCACGGTGTTATGGAAGAGTGAAACGGGTTGCGCTACGGCGACAGATATTGCACTTGCGACAGGATTGACCAATAATACGCTGACAAGCATGATTAAGAAACTTGAGGAGCAAAATCTGGTCATCATTAGCCCATGTGGAATAGATAAGCGAAAGAAATATGTCAAGTTGACAGAGCAAGGTTGGTCCCAGAAAGAAGTTGGCCGTCGTGTCAGTAAAAAATTTGATGCTATTTTTTATAAAGGTTTCTCTGAGGAAGAAATTCGCCAGTTTGAAGTCTTTCAAGAAAGAATTTTGGCTAATCTGAAAGAGAAGGGAAATGAGGTTTAG
- a CDS encoding ATP-binding cassette domain-containing protein translates to MIEYKNVALGYTEKDVLRDVNLRIENGEFMVLVGPSGSGKTTMIKMINRLLEPTDGNIYMDGKRIKDYDERELRLSTGYVLQAIALFPNLTVAENIALIPEMKGWTKEEIAQKTEELLAKVGLPVAEYGHRLPSELSGGEQQRVGIVRAMIGQPKILLMDEPFSALDAISRKQLQVLTKELHKEFGMTTIFVTHDTDEALKLADRIAVLQDGEIRQVANPETILKAPATDFVADLFGGSVHD, encoded by the coding sequence ATGATTGAATATAAAAATGTAGCGCTAGGCTACACAGAAAAAGATGTTTTGAGAGATGTCAATTTACGGATTGAGAATGGGGAGTTCATGGTTTTAGTTGGACCTTCTGGGTCCGGTAAGACGACCATGATCAAGATGATTAACCGTCTCTTGGAACCAACTGATGGAAATATTTATATGGATGGCAAGCGCATCAAAGACTATGATGAGCGTGAACTTCGTCTTTCTACTGGTTATGTTTTACAGGCCATTGCTCTGTTTCCTAATCTAACGGTTGCGGAAAATATTGCTCTCATTCCTGAGATGAAGGGGTGGACTAAGGAAGAGATTGCTCAGAAAACAGAAGAGCTTTTAGCTAAGGTTGGTTTACCAGTAGCTGAGTATGGGCATCGACTTCCAAGTGAACTATCTGGTGGAGAACAGCAACGGGTTGGTATTGTCCGTGCTATGATTGGTCAGCCTAAGATTCTCCTCATGGATGAGCCCTTTTCAGCCTTGGATGCTATTTCGAGAAAACAGTTGCAGGTTTTGACGAAAGAATTGCATAAAGAGTTTGGGATGACAACGATTTTTGTGACCCATGATACGGATGAAGCTTTGAAATTGGCGGACCGTATTGCTGTTTTGCAGGATGGAGAGATTCGCCAGGTGGCGAATCCTGAGACGATTTTAAAAGCGCCTGCAACAGACTTTGTAGCAGACTTGTTTGGAGGTAGTGTTCATGACTAA
- a CDS encoding ABC transporter permease/substrate-binding protein, giving the protein MTNLISTFQDRFGDWVTALSQHLQLSLLTLLLAILLAVPLAVFLRYHEKMADWILQIAGIFQTIPSLALLGLFIPLMGIGTLPALTALVIYAIFPILQNTITGLKGIDPSLQEAGIAFGMTRWERLKKFEIPLAMPVIMSGIRTAAVLIIGTATLAALIGAGGLGSFILLGIDRNNTSLILIGALSSAVLAIAFNFLLKVMEKEKLRTIFSGFALVTILLGLSYSPALLTQKEKENLVIAGKLGPEPEILANMYKLLIEENTSMTATVKPNFGKTSFLYEALKKGDIDIYPEFTGTVTESLLQPSPKVGHEPEQVYQVARDGIAKQDHLAYLKPMSYQNTYAVAVPKKIAQEYGLKTISDLKKVEGQLKAGFTLEFNDREDGNKGLQSMYGLNLNVATMEPALRYQAIQSGDIQITDAYSTDAELARYDLQVLEDDKQLFPPYQGAPLMKEALLKKHPELETVLNKLAGKITESQMSQLNYQVGVEGKPAEQVAKEFLQEQGLLKK; this is encoded by the coding sequence ATGACTAATTTGATATCAACTTTTCAGGATCGTTTTGGTGATTGGGTAACAGCTCTATCTCAACATTTGCAGTTGTCACTTTTGACCCTGTTACTGGCTATTTTGCTTGCAGTCCCCTTAGCGGTATTTCTTCGTTATCATGAAAAGATGGCGGATTGGATCTTGCAGATTGCAGGGATTTTCCAGACCATCCCGTCTCTGGCTTTATTGGGGCTCTTCATCCCCTTGATGGGAATTGGGACCTTGCCTGCTTTGACAGCTCTAGTGATTTATGCTATTTTTCCGATTTTGCAAAATACCATCACTGGGCTAAAGGGAATTGATCCGAGTCTGCAAGAGGCTGGGATTGCCTTTGGGATGACCAGATGGGAGCGTCTCAAGAAGTTTGAAATTCCACTTGCTATGCCTGTTATTATGTCTGGGATTCGGACGGCAGCGGTCTTGATCATCGGTACGGCGACCTTGGCTGCCTTGATTGGTGCAGGGGGACTGGGTTCCTTTATCCTTTTGGGAATTGACCGCAATAATACTAGTCTGATTTTGATTGGAGCCCTTTCTTCTGCAGTGCTGGCCATTGCCTTTAACTTCCTACTAAAAGTGATGGAAAAAGAAAAATTGCGGACGATTTTCTCTGGTTTTGCCTTGGTGACCATATTACTCGGTCTGTCTTATAGTCCAGCTCTTTTGACTCAAAAAGAGAAAGAAAACTTGGTTATTGCTGGGAAATTGGGGCCTGAACCAGAAATCTTGGCAAATATGTATAAACTCTTGATTGAAGAAAATACTAGTATGACTGCGACTGTTAAACCGAATTTTGGGAAAACAAGCTTCCTCTATGAAGCTCTGAAAAAAGGGGATATTGATATCTATCCTGAATTTACTGGTACGGTGACTGAAAGTTTACTTCAGCCATCACCGAAAGTGGGTCATGAGCCAGAGCAGGTTTATCAGGTAGCGCGTGATGGTATTGCCAAACAGGATCATCTAGCTTATCTCAAACCAATGTCTTATCAAAATACCTATGCTGTAGCTGTTCCGAAAAAGATTGCTCAAGAATATGGCTTGAAGACCATTTCGGACTTGAAAAAAGTGGAAGGGCAGTTGAAGGCAGGCTTTACACTTGAGTTTAATGACCGTGAAGATGGAAATAAAGGCTTGCAGTCAATGTATGGTCTCAATCTCAATGTGGCGACCATGGAGCCAGCCCTTCGCTATCAGGCAATTCAGTCAGGTGATATTCAAATCACGGATGCCTATTCGACCGATGCAGAGTTGGCGCGTTATGATTTGCAGGTCTTGGAGGATGACAAACAACTCTTCCCACCTTATCAAGGGGCTCCACTAATGAAAGAAGCTCTTCTCAAGAAACATCCTGAGTTGGAGACGGTTCTCAATAAATTGGCTGGTAAAATTACTGAAAGCCAGATGAGCCAGCTCAACTACCAAGTCGGTGTTGAAGGCAAACCAGCAGAACAAGTAGCCAAGGAGTTTCTACAAGAACAAGGTTTGTTGAAGAAATAA
- a CDS encoding glucuronide permease, translating to MLTSMILGILTIVLALGFSLLHLAAAFAAIKEKNYCRGNMCILVGSCLTSLALAIFFFVPLATVILWIVGSSIICYGAYWNGRQKGSHNISHHIVRVALAILITLLFILL from the coding sequence ATGTTAACTTCGATGATTCTAGGAATACTAACGATTGTACTAGCTCTCGGTTTTTCACTTCTCCATCTCGCAGCTGCTTTCGCAGCCATAAAAGAAAAAAACTACTGTCGAGGAAATATGTGTATCTTGGTGGGAAGCTGTCTCACCTCACTAGCTCTTGCTATCTTTTTCTTTGTCCCGCTGGCAACTGTCATCTTATGGATAGTGGGCTCTAGCATCATCTGCTACGGCGCTTACTGGAATGGTCGCCAAAAAGGCTCTCACAACATATCGCATCATATTGTGAGGGTAGCACTAGCAATTTTAATTACGCTCCTCTTTATCTTACTCTAA
- a CDS encoding TetR/AcrR family transcriptional regulator, whose product MPKRDRRVSKTKKAIYQAFLQLLNNKGYDATTVQDIIDLADVGRSTFYCHYESKELLLDELCRYLFHHLFEREEHLTTEDYLAHIFLHFQKNQDHVTSLLFSKNDYFLRQLHKELEHHVYPMVAEDLQEAYPNIPASYLKHFVVTNFIETLTWWLKKGKSYTEDQVVRFYLDVIEMTSTTPLDN is encoded by the coding sequence ATGCCAAAAAGAGACCGTCGAGTCAGCAAGACTAAAAAAGCCATCTATCAAGCTTTTTTACAACTTTTGAACAACAAGGGCTATGATGCTACTACTGTCCAAGATATCATTGACTTGGCAGATGTTGGTCGCTCGACTTTTTACTGTCACTACGAGAGCAAGGAACTGCTTTTAGATGAACTCTGTCGCTACCTCTTTCATCATCTCTTTGAAAGGGAAGAACACTTGACTACAGAAGACTACCTCGCACATATCTTTTTACATTTTCAAAAAAACCAGGACCATGTCACTAGTCTTCTTTTTTCAAAAAACGACTACTTTCTCCGCCAACTACACAAGGAACTCGAACACCATGTTTACCCCATGGTAGCGGAGGATTTGCAAGAGGCCTATCCAAACATTCCGGCTTCCTACCTCAAACATTTTGTAGTAACTAATTTTATCGAAACACTGACCTGGTGGCTAAAAAAAGGAAAATCTTATACAGAAGACCAAGTAGTGAGATTTTACTTAGATGTGATTGAGATGACTTCTACAACTCCACTTGATAACTAA
- a CDS encoding cation diffusion facilitator family transporter: MSSKTSIWLAFFLNLSFSVVEFIFGGIFNSSAVLADAVHDLGDALAIGLSACLETISNRQEDKRYTLGYKRFSLLGAMLTALILLTGSVMMLLENIPRLLSPQPVNYQGMLWLGVIAILINLLASLIVRKGRTKNEAILTLHFLEDILGWLAVILVACVLYVTDWYFLDPLLSLLISCFILWKAIPRFWSTLKIFLDAVPEGIETAKLEKELVRLTNVKSVNQLSIWSMDGLENDAIVHLCIENWEQMMETKEAVRQFLEERGVQNITIEVDASQSNHAQHKRRVTALEQNHGHHH, translated from the coding sequence ATGAGTTCTAAAACATCTATCTGGCTAGCCTTTTTCTTGAATCTATCATTTTCTGTTGTCGAATTTATTTTTGGGGGCATCTTCAATTCAAGTGCTGTATTAGCAGATGCGGTTCATGATTTGGGCGATGCTCTTGCCATAGGTTTATCAGCTTGTTTGGAAACTATTTCCAATCGTCAGGAAGACAAACGTTATACTCTTGGTTATAAACGCTTCAGTCTGCTAGGCGCCATGCTGACTGCCTTGATCCTTTTGACAGGATCTGTCATGATGCTCTTGGAGAATATTCCTCGCCTCCTATCGCCACAGCCTGTCAACTACCAAGGGATGCTGTGGTTGGGAGTTATTGCGATTCTTATCAATCTCTTGGCTAGTCTGATTGTTCGTAAGGGGCGGACCAAGAACGAAGCTATCCTGACCTTGCATTTTTTAGAGGATATTCTTGGTTGGCTAGCGGTCATTCTGGTTGCTTGTGTTTTGTATGTCACTGACTGGTACTTTCTTGATCCGCTTTTATCGCTCTTGATTTCTTGCTTTATTCTCTGGAAAGCCATTCCTCGCTTTTGGTCTACCCTTAAGATTTTCTTAGATGCTGTGCCTGAAGGTATCGAGACTGCTAAGCTAGAGAAAGAGTTAGTAAGGCTAACTAATGTTAAAAGTGTTAATCAACTCAGTATTTGGTCCATGGACGGTCTAGAAAATGACGCCATTGTTCACCTTTGTATCGAGAACTGGGAGCAGATGATGGAAACTAAAGAAGCAGTTCGTCAATTTTTAGAAGAAAGAGGCGTGCAGAATATCACTATCGAAGTGGATGCTAGTCAAAGCAACCATGCGCAACATAAGCGGAGGGTAACAGCCTTAGAGCAGAACCATGGGCATCATCATTAG
- the galR gene encoding DNA-binding transcriptional regulator GalR, with protein sequence MATLKDIAQLASVSIATVSRVLNRDQSLSVTEETRHRILTVAEELGYTKHLKTGESHKPKQKIAIIQWVSEQGELDDLYYYQIRLGIEKRAQELDYDILRYFNDHPFTLSEEVIGILCIGKFSRAQISAFEEYQKPLVFIDSDTLSLGHTCIITDFYTAVKQVVDHFLSQGLDRIGILTGLEETTDQEEIIQDKRLEHFKNYSLSKGIYNDKLVFQGNFTAQSGYDLMKEAIHKLGEQLPPAFFASSDSLAIGALRALQEAGISLPDRVNLISFNDTSLTKQVYPPLSSITVYTEEMGRAGMDILNKEVLHGRKIPSLTMLGTRLTLRESTRNE encoded by the coding sequence ATGGCTACCTTAAAAGACATTGCACAGCTAGCCTCTGTATCTATCGCGACCGTATCTCGTGTCCTCAATCGCGACCAGAGCCTATCTGTCACAGAAGAAACCAGACACCGTATTTTAACTGTCGCTGAAGAGCTGGGCTATACCAAGCACCTCAAGACAGGCGAATCCCACAAGCCCAAGCAGAAAATTGCCATTATCCAATGGGTCAGCGAGCAGGGGGAACTAGACGACCTCTACTACTACCAGATTCGTCTCGGTATTGAAAAAAGAGCCCAAGAGTTGGACTATGATATCTTGCGCTATTTTAACGACCATCCTTTTACACTGAGCGAGGAAGTAATCGGGATACTCTGTATTGGAAAGTTCAGCCGAGCTCAGATTTCTGCCTTTGAAGAATACCAAAAACCTTTAGTCTTTATAGACAGCGATACCCTCTCACTAGGCCATACCTGTATTATCACTGACTTTTACACTGCTGTAAAACAAGTTGTCGATCACTTCCTCAGCCAAGGGCTTGACCGTATCGGAATTCTCACCGGCCTTGAAGAAACAACCGACCAAGAAGAAATCATTCAGGATAAACGTCTTGAACATTTTAAAAACTACTCTCTATCAAAAGGTATCTACAATGACAAACTGGTCTTTCAAGGTAACTTTACTGCCCAGTCTGGCTATGACTTGATGAAGGAGGCCATTCACAAGCTAGGAGAACAACTCCCACCAGCCTTTTTCGCATCCAGCGATAGTTTAGCCATCGGTGCCCTCCGTGCCCTTCAAGAAGCTGGAATTAGCTTGCCAGACCGTGTAAATCTCATTTCTTTTAACGATACTAGCCTGACCAAGCAGGTCTATCCTCCTCTTTCTAGCATTACCGTCTATACCGAAGAAATGGGCCGAGCAGGTATGGATATTCTTAATAAGGAGGTTCTCCACGGTCGGAAAATTCCTAGTCTGACTATGTTGGGAACTAGACTGACTCTGAGAGAAAGTACACGGAATGAATAG
- a CDS encoding galactokinase, translated as MTQHLTAEALRKDFLAVFGQEADQTFFSPGRINLIGEHTDYNGGHVFPAAISLGTYGAARKRDDQVLRFYSANFEDKGIIEVPLADLKFEKEHNWTNYPKGVLHFLQEAGHVIDKGFDFYVFGNIPNGSGLSSSASLELLTGVVAEYLFDLKLDRLDLVKIGKQTENNFIGVNSGIMDQFAIGMGADQRAIYLDTNTLEYDLVPLDLKDNVVVIMNTNKRRELAESKYNERRAECEKAVEELQAALDIQTLGELDEWAFDQYSYLIKDENRLKRARHAVLENQRTLKAQTALQAGDLETFGRLMNASHVSLEHDYEVTGLELDTLVHTAWAQEGVLGARMTGAGFGGCAIALVQKDAVDAFKEAVGKHYEEIVGYAPSFYIAEVAGGTRVLD; from the coding sequence ATGACACAACATCTTACTGCTGAAGCCCTTCGCAAAGACTTTCTTGCCGTTTTTGGTCAAGAAGCAGACCAAACTTTCTTTTCACCAGGCCGTATCAATTTGATTGGTGAACACACGGATTACAATGGTGGACATGTTTTCCCAGCAGCTATTTCCTTGGGAACTTATGGGGCGGCTCGCAAACGTGACGACCAAGTTTTGCGTTTCTACTCAGCCAACTTTGAGGACAAGGGTATTATCGAAGTTCCTCTTGCTGACCTCAAGTTTGAAAAAGAGCACAACTGGACTAACTATCCAAAAGGTGTCCTTCATTTCTTGCAAGAAGCAGGCCATGTCATTGACAAAGGTTTTGATTTCTATGTCTTTGGGAATATCCCAAATGGTTCTGGCTTGTCTTCATCAGCATCCTTGGAACTCTTGACAGGAGTCGTGGCAGAGTATCTCTTTGATTTAAAACTAGACCGTTTGGATTTGGTCAAAATTGGAAAACAAACAGAAAACAACTTTATCGGAGTCAACTCAGGCATCATGGACCAATTTGCTATTGGTATGGGAGCAGACCAACGTGCTATTTACCTAGATACCAATACGTTAGAATACGACTTGGTGCCACTTGATTTGAAAGACAATGTTGTTGTCATCATGAACACTAACAAACGCCGTGAACTGGCGGAGTCTAAATACAATGAACGCCGTGCTGAGTGTGAAAAAGCTGTGGAAGAATTGCAAGCTGCCTTAGATATTCAAACCTTGGGTGAATTGGACGAGTGGGCATTTGATCAATACAGCTACCTGATTAAAGACGAAAATCGTTTAAAACGTGCTCGTCATGCTGTTCTTGAAAACCAACGTACTCTTAAAGCTCAAACAGCTCTTCAAGCAGGTGATTTGGAAACATTTGGTCGCTTGATGAATGCGTCACACGTTTCCCTAGAGCATGACTATGAAGTGACTGGATTGGAATTGGATACTCTTGTTCACACAGCTTGGGCACAAGAAGGAGTTCTCGGTGCTCGTATGACAGGGGCAGGTTTTGGCGGATGTGCCATTGCCTTGGTGCAAAAAGATGCTGTTGATGCCTTTAAGGAAGCTGTAGGCAAGCACTATGAGGAAATCGTTGGATACGCTCCAAGCTTCTATATCGCTGAAGTTGCAGGTGGCACTCGCGTCCTTGACTAG
- a CDS encoding UDP-glucose--hexose-1-phosphate uridylyltransferase: MTLVDKFVTHVISESSFEEMDRIYLTNRVLALVGDGVLEIETDLDKVIDLKDQLVEEAVRLETIEDSQTAREILGSELMDLVTPCPSQVNRDFWTTYAHSPEQAIADFYQLSQKNDYIKLKAIAKNIAYRVPSDYGELEITINLSKPEKDPKEIAAAKLVQASNYPQCQLCLENEGYHGRVNHPARSNHRIIRFEMAGQEWGFQYSPYAYFNEHCIFLDGQHRPMVISRHSFERLLAIVEQFPGYFAGSNADLPIVGGSILTHDHYQGGRHVFPMELAPLQKAFRFAGFEQVKAGIVKWPMSVLRLNSDSKEDLINLADKILQEWRQYSDPEVQILAETDGTTHHTITPIARKRDGQFELDLVLRDNQTSPEHPDGIYHPHKDVQHIKKENIGLIEVMGLAILPPRLKAEVEQVASYLVGEGVTVAEYHQEWADQLKAQHLDLADKEKALEIVKNSVGAIFARVLEDAGVYKQTEQGQAAFMRFVEQVGILPD; the protein is encoded by the coding sequence GTGACCTTAGTAGATAAATTTGTAACACACGTCATTTCTGAAAGTTCATTTGAGGAAATGGATCGCATCTACCTGACTAATCGTGTCTTGGCACTAGTGGGCGATGGTGTTTTGGAAATTGAGACGGATTTGGATAAAGTGATTGATCTCAAGGACCAGCTGGTCGAGGAAGCCGTTCGATTAGAGACGATTGAGGATAGTCAGACTGCGCGTGAAATCCTTGGTTCTGAATTGATGGACTTGGTGACCCCTTGTCCAAGTCAGGTCAATCGTGACTTTTGGACAACCTATGCCCACTCTCCTGAGCAAGCGATAGCGGACTTCTACCAACTTAGCCAAAAAAATGACTACATCAAACTCAAGGCCATTGCTAAAAATATTGCCTATCGTGTGCCGTCTGATTACGGAGAACTGGAGATCACGATTAATCTCTCTAAGCCTGAAAAGGATCCTAAGGAGATTGCGGCAGCCAAGTTGGTGCAAGCTAGCAATTATCCTCAGTGTCAACTCTGTCTAGAGAATGAGGGCTACCATGGTCGAGTTAACCATCCAGCCCGTAGCAACCACCGGATTATCCGTTTTGAAATGGCGGGTCAGGAATGGGGATTCCAGTATTCGCCCTATGCTTACTTTAATGAGCACTGTATTTTCTTAGATGGTCAGCATCGACCTATGGTCATTAGTCGTCATAGCTTTGAGCGTCTGCTGGCGATCGTAGAGCAGTTTCCAGGCTATTTTGCAGGGTCTAATGCAGACCTACCGATAGTGGGGGGGTCTATTCTAACCCATGATCACTATCAGGGAGGACGGCATGTTTTTCCTATGGAATTGGCTCCCTTGCAAAAGGCCTTCCGATTTGCTGGATTTGAGCAGGTCAAGGCTGGGATTGTCAAGTGGCCAATGTCAGTGCTCCGTTTGAACTCGGATTCTAAAGAGGATTTGATCAACTTGGCGGACAAGATTTTGCAGGAATGGCGTCAGTATTCAGATCCTGAAGTGCAGATTTTAGCAGAAACAGATGGGACAACGCACCACACTATCACACCGATTGCGCGTAAGCGAGATGGACAGTTTGAGTTGGATTTGGTCTTGCGGGACAATCAGACATCCCCAGAGCATCCTGATGGCATCTATCATCCCCACAAGGATGTCCAACATATCAAGAAGGAAAATATCGGCTTGATTGAGGTCATGGGCTTGGCTATTCTTCCACCTCGTTTGAAGGCAGAAGTGGAGCAAGTTGCCAGCTACCTCGTGGGAGAAGGGGTTACAGTTGCCGAATATCATCAGGAATGGGCAGACCAGCTCAAAGCCCAACATCTGGACCTAGCAGATAAAGAAAAAGCCCTTGAAATCGTTAAGAACTCTGTGGGTGCTATCTTTGCTCGTGTACTTGAGGATGCAGGAGTCTACAAGCAAACGGAACAGGGACAAGCAGCCTTTATGCGCTTTGTAGAACAAGTCGGAATTTTACCAGACTAG